From Bordetella flabilis, the proteins below share one genomic window:
- a CDS encoding TRAP transporter small permease produces the protein MSDSPLFKRYCTVLSCMDRASTFIVIVAMAVLTAVLLLQVFFRYVLNDSIAWGYDVPRLCFIWMVLLAIPLGIRTNAHVGIDLLVDRFSDRSRLWATKVNAIVMLLFSLVLTYYAVVLMRQTWDQLMPNIPLPVGVFYLALGFSQIHTAMHLLRALITGEAQAAEWSEA, from the coding sequence ATGTCCGATTCGCCGCTGTTCAAGCGGTATTGCACGGTGCTGTCGTGCATGGACCGCGCGTCAACCTTCATCGTGATCGTCGCGATGGCGGTATTGACGGCAGTCCTGCTGCTGCAGGTGTTCTTCCGTTACGTATTGAACGACTCCATCGCGTGGGGCTACGACGTGCCACGCCTGTGCTTCATCTGGATGGTGCTCCTGGCCATTCCGCTGGGGATCCGCACGAACGCCCATGTGGGCATCGATCTGCTGGTGGACCGCTTCAGTGATCGCTCCCGCCTCTGGGCGACCAAGGTCAACGCGATCGTGATGCTGCTGTTCTCCTTGGTCTTGACGTATTACGCAGTCGTTCTCATGAGGCAGACCTGGGATCAATTGATGCCCAATATTCCGCTGCCGGTCGGTGTGTTCTATCTGGCTTTGGGCTTCAGTCAAATCCATACGGCCATGCACCTGCTGCGCGCGCTTATCACCGGCGAGGCCCAAGCGGCCGAGTGGAGCGAAGCATGA